Proteins encoded within one genomic window of Pieris rapae chromosome 1, ilPieRapa1.1, whole genome shotgun sequence:
- the LOC110994419 gene encoding gastrula zinc finger protein XlCGF57.1-like gives MDSFEKRCRLCAKLHEASIMIFGAETASMELQSKLNKYLLLEVDEDDNLPKSICTLCCKQLQEVCEFIDRTREAQEILLKQSTLHEQLKNIERTKKSQMPQITNITYQGSNNQISTTVSADVTLDFAEITYLHGADGENVTLTRNKGKAASSDPKEVNEKPFGCNLCCRKFLTEFALKNHIWLHSSPGADHTFVCTTCDKIFYVKNDFLAHFKEHKYSRYCPKCKRTFRSDRNLKLHMEMHSSNKSLFTCNDCGRSYSTKNSLKNHMISHSDEKPFQCTECKKSFKRRQELRFHSNKHTGARPFKCPKCDSCFTSSGNCYSHKIRMHPMEREEKEAVEVKSNGDEDIKYKSKYKCRICSHTFNQKKNFRYHMYQHTGIKPYHCIYCIEKFVTRRGIHLHYEHKHPGRDRPLALLTKTDNFSQN, from the exons ATGGATTCATTTGAAAAGCGTTGCAGACTGTGTGCGAAACTACATGAAGCTTCGATAATGATATTCGGCGCAGAAACAGCTTCTATGGAACTCCAAAGCAAGTTGAATAAGTATCTGCTGCTAGAG GTTGATGAAGATGATAACTTACCTAAAAGCATTTGTACCCTGTGTTGTAAACAATTGCAAGAAGTTTGCGAATTTATTGATAGAACTCGTGAGGCGCAAGAgattcttttaaaacaaagcaCGCTTCATGAACAGCTTAAAAACATCGAAAGGACTAAAAAATCACAGATGCCTCAAATAACGAACATAACATATCAAGGCTCCAACAACCAAATATCAACGACGGTGTCAGCAGATGTTACTCTAGATTTCGCTGAGATAACGTACTTACATGGAGCGGACGGAGAAAATGTAACCCTAACTCGCAATAAGGGTAAAGCCGCATCCTCTGATCCAAAAGAAGTAAACGAAAAACCTTTTGGTTGCAATTTATGCTGTAGGAAATTTCTAACAGAGTTCGCTCTTAAGAACCACATCTGGTTACATTCATCACCTGGTGCAGACCATACTTTTGTCTGTACAActtgtgataaaatattttatgtaaagaaTGATTTCTTGGCGCATTTTAAGGAGCATAAATATTCACGGTATTGTCCTAAGTGTAAGCGAac attcagATCAGAtcggaatttaaaattacacatgGAAATGCATAGTTCAAACAAAAGTCTCTTTACGTGTAACGATTGTGGACGATCATATTCTACGAAGAACAGTTTGAAAAATCATATGATTTCACACAGTGATGAAAAACCTTTTCAATGCACGGAGTGCAAGAAAAGTTTCAAAAGACGTCAAGAGTTGCGA tttcatTCAAACAAACACACTGGAGCGCGACCATTTAAATGTCCAAAATGTGATAGCTGCTTTACAAGTTCGGGCAACTGTTATTCACACAAAATAAGAATGCACCCGATGGAGCGTGAAGAAAAGGAAGCTGTAGAAGTCAAATCTAATGGTGACGAAGACATCAAATATAAGTCCAAATACAAGTGTCGTATCTGTTCCCATACATTtaatcaaaagaaaaattttaga TACCATATGTATCAACATACAGGTATAAAGCCATATCactgtatatattgtatagaaaAATTTGTAACAAGAAGAGGAATTCATCTCCATTATGAACATAAGCATCCAGGGAGAGATCGTCCACTGGCTTTACTGACTAAAACTGACAACTTTTCACAGaactag